Genomic window (Streptomyces yatensis):
GAGCGGCCTGCCCGGCATGGCGGGCAGGCCGAGTGCCACTGGTTCCGCCGAGCTCATCCCGTCACCCATGGCTTCCGGCGGCGGTCTCCCGGGCGGCGCGCAGCGACTCCTTGAGGGAGCCCATGGTCGCCAGGACCGCGGTGGGCTCATAGCCGCAGTGGGCCATGCAGTTGTCGCAGCGCGGGTCCTTGCCGCGGCCGTACTTGTCCCAGTCGGTCTCCTTGACCAGCTGGCGGTAGGTCGGGACATAGCCGTCGCTCATCAGATAGCAGGGGCGCTGCCAGCCGAAGAGCGAGTAGTTGGGGATGCCCCACGCGGTGCACGGGAAGTCCGCCTTGCCCTCGAGGAAGTCGAGGAAGAGCGGGCTGTGGTTGAGCCGCCAGCGGCGCCGGTTGCCTCCGGCGAACGCCTTGCGGAACAGCTCGCGGGTCTGCTCGACGCCCAGGAAGTGCTCCTGGTCGGGCGCCTTCTCATAGGCGTAGGCGGGCGAGATCATCATCTCGTCCACCTCGAGCTCGTCATTGAGGAAGTCGAGCACGTCGACGACGGTCTGCGGGGTGTCGGTATTGAAGAACGTGGAATTGGTGGTGACCCGGAAGCCGCGCCGCTTGGCCTCCTTGATGGCCTCCACCGCCTCGTCGAACACCCCCTCCTTCGCCACCGATTCGTCGTGCCGCTCCCGCAGCCCGTCGATGTGCACCGCGAAGGCGAAGTATGGGGAGGGGGTGAACAGATGCATCTTCTTCCGCAGCAGCATCGCGTTGGTGCACAGGAAGACGTACTTCTTCCGCTGCACCAGCTGCCGTGCGATCTCGTCGATCTGCGGGTGCATCAGGGGCTCGCCGCCCGCGATGGACACCATCGGCGCACCCGACTCCAGCACCGCGCCCACCGCCTGGGCGACGGGCATGCGCTGCTTGAGGACCCCGGCCGGATGCTGGATCTTTCCGCAGCCCTCGCACTTGAGATTGCACGCGAACAGCGGCTCGAGCTCGACGATCAGCGGGAACTTGTCCCGCCGCTTGATCATCTTCTGTTCAAAGAGATACGTCGCGACCCGGATGGTCTGGCGGAGAGGCATGGCCATCTAGCTCACCTCCTGGGAGCAGCGAAGAATGGTGCCAGTGAAAGAAAGCGGGAAGAACGGTCCGCAATACCCGGAAAGCTGATATTCCACCGCGCAGCGTGCCGATACGGACGAGTTCATGTTCTGGAGCGTCCACGACCACCCGGACGGCCGCAACCGGACGGACGCCGTGGCCGATGGCGGTGCGCAGGGTCGCGGCGGACTCCATGTCCACCGCGATGGCGCCGGTGCTGTGCAGCGCGGCCCGCTCCGCGCCGCGCACCACATGGTCGGAGCCCACGACCGGGCCGATGTGAACTCTCCGGCGGGGGCCGCCGGAGAGCGGACGTGACAGGGCGTCGGCGAGGATCCGGGGGCCGGTGCATACGGTGCGGCCCGCCGGATCGCGGGTCTCGTCGGCGACAACGATGTCCCCGGGGTGCATCCCCGGGGCCAGTCCGGCGCAGAAGCCGGTGGCGATGACGGCGGTCCGCGGCTCCCCGGACGCCCCGGGCTCACCGGACACCCCGCGCCGCTCCCCGGGCTCACCGGACCTTCCGGTCAGCGCCCGGGCCACGGCGCGCTCGGCCGACTGCGGCCCCATGCCCGTGCGCAGCACGGTCACGGGCCCGGCGGCGCCGGAGCCGGCGCCGCGCAGGGCGAACCGCTCGATGCCGAGCGCACAGGCGATCAGCAGCGGGGCACCGCCGGCCTCCGGGGCCGGATCGGCGGACATCAGCCGCTCCGCGGTCGCGCCCCGGTGGGCTCGCCGTGGACATACCGGCCGAGTGCCGTGACCGGGAAGACCTGCCGGTACAGGTGGTAGTTGATGGAGAAGTCCCAGGGGAAGCCGGTGCCGGTGAAGTACGGCTCGTCCCAGGAGCCGTCCTCGCGCTGGGTCTCGGCGAGCCAGGTGACCCCGCGCTCGACGGCCGCGCCGTCCCGCTCCCCCGCCGCCAGCAGCGCGAGCAGTGCCCACGCCGTCTGCGAGGCGGTGGAGGCGCCCCGGCCCATCCACTCGGCGTCGAGGTAGGAGCGCTGGTCCTCGCCCCAGCCGCCGTCCTCGTTCTGGACACTCTCCAGCCAGCGGACGGCCCGGCGGACCGCCGGATGGGAGGCGGGGACGCCCGCGGCGATCAGCGCGGGGACGACCGAGCCGGTGCCGTAGACGTAGTTGGTGCCCCAGCGGCCGAACCAGGCGCCGCTCGGCTCCTGCTCCGACAGCAGCCAGGCGATACCGCGCCGGGTGCGGGCGTCGTACGTCCTCCCTTCGTGGGCGAGCATCTCGACGACATGCGCGGTGACATCGGCCGACGGCGGGTCGACGACCTCACCGAAGTCGCAGAACGGCAGCTTGTTGGGGAGCGGGCTGGTGTTGTCGACGTCGAA
Coding sequences:
- the hpnH gene encoding adenosyl-hopene transferase HpnH; its protein translation is MAMPLRQTIRVATYLFEQKMIKRRDKFPLIVELEPLFACNLKCEGCGKIQHPAGVLKQRMPVAQAVGAVLESGAPMVSIAGGEPLMHPQIDEIARQLVQRKKYVFLCTNAMLLRKKMHLFTPSPYFAFAVHIDGLRERHDESVAKEGVFDEAVEAIKEAKRRGFRVTTNSTFFNTDTPQTVVDVLDFLNDELEVDEMMISPAYAYEKAPDQEHFLGVEQTRELFRKAFAGGNRRRWRLNHSPLFLDFLEGKADFPCTAWGIPNYSLFGWQRPCYLMSDGYVPTYRQLVKETDWDKYGRGKDPRCDNCMAHCGYEPTAVLATMGSLKESLRAARETAAGSHG
- a CDS encoding 1-hydroxy-2-methyl-2-butenyl 4-diphosphate reductase → MSADPAPEAGGAPLLIACALGIERFALRGAGSGAAGPVTVLRTGMGPQSAERAVARALTGRSGEPGERRGVSGEPGASGEPRTAVIATGFCAGLAPGMHPGDIVVADETRDPAGRTVCTGPRILADALSRPLSGGPRRRVHIGPVVGSDHVVRGAERAALHSTGAIAVDMESAATLRTAIGHGVRPVAAVRVVVDAPEHELVRIGTLRGGISAFRVLRTVLPAFFHWHHSSLLPGGELDGHASPPDHPGRDVSL